One Faecalispora anaeroviscerum genomic window carries:
- a CDS encoding PPK2 family polyphosphate kinase, translated as MFSQFTVSSGKNHISIKDFRPDDTAGLIKEDIADKYDKLHKEFEELQEKFYASKNHALLIVLQGMDCSGKDGTVRKALSGINPNGFYVENFKVPTPLELNHDYLWRVHQKTPKRGDIVVFNRSYYEDVLVTRVHRTIDDETAQRRFDEIREFEKYLVNNDTILLKFFLHISKDFQQKKLEERLETPEKNWKFSAADLKERRFWDEYQHCYSDVLSHCSTKEAPWYVVPANHRWFRDYYVLSVIVKTLKELPLEYPAIDGNVQELIKEVKNNK; from the coding sequence TTGTTCAGTCAATTTACAGTCAGTTCCGGTAAAAATCACATCAGTATCAAAGATTTTCGCCCCGACGACACGGCGGGTCTTATCAAAGAAGACATTGCGGACAAATACGATAAGCTCCATAAAGAGTTTGAAGAACTGCAAGAAAAGTTCTACGCTTCTAAAAATCACGCTCTTTTAATCGTGCTTCAGGGGATGGACTGCAGCGGGAAGGACGGAACCGTGCGTAAGGCGCTTTCCGGCATTAATCCCAACGGCTTCTATGTGGAAAACTTTAAGGTGCCGACACCGTTAGAGCTGAATCACGATTACCTGTGGCGCGTACACCAGAAAACGCCGAAGCGGGGCGATATTGTCGTATTTAATCGTTCCTATTATGAGGATGTACTCGTGACCCGTGTGCACAGGACAATTGACGATGAAACCGCGCAGCGCAGATTTGACGAGATCCGTGAATTTGAAAAATATCTGGTGAACAACGATACGATTCTGCTCAAGTTCTTCTTGCATATTTCGAAGGATTTTCAGCAGAAAAAGCTGGAGGAGCGGCTCGAAACCCCCGAAAAGAACTGGAAGTTCTCCGCCGCCGACCTGAAAGAGAGGCGTTTTTGGGACGAATACCAGCACTGTTATTCCGATGTGCTTTCGCATTGCAGTACAAAAGAAGCACCATGGTATGTCGTCCCAGCCAATCACCGCTGGTTCCGGGATTATTATGTCCTCAGTGTGATTGTGAAAACATTGAAGGAGCTGCCGTTGGAATACCCTGCGATTGATGGCAATGTGCAGGAGCTGATCAAGGAAGTAAAAAACAATAAGTAG
- a CDS encoding MBL fold metallo-hydrolase — MKIQGITGGLLEENCYLLTDDETGLSAVIDPGFTSARLDEVIRALPAEKVALCLLTHGHFDHIDGVPRIKELTGCEVCISRPDAPCTNDPNISQGSMLPSIKHENFDPDRIFDDGDIIELGSLNIKVLFTPGHTVGSCCFLVEDVIFSGDTLFSGSMGRTDLPTGSSRDMKESLQKLAALEGDYHVYPGHGPSTTLERERRYNPFLNEGEFY, encoded by the coding sequence ATGAAAATTCAAGGAATAACAGGCGGTTTGCTCGAAGAAAACTGCTACCTTTTGACCGACGACGAAACCGGCCTTTCCGCCGTGATCGATCCCGGTTTTACTTCTGCACGGCTGGATGAGGTGATCCGTGCTCTGCCCGCGGAAAAAGTGGCACTCTGCCTATTGACCCACGGCCATTTCGACCATATCGACGGCGTGCCGCGTATTAAGGAGCTGACGGGGTGCGAGGTGTGCATCTCCCGTCCCGACGCGCCCTGCACCAATGACCCGAACATCAGCCAAGGCAGTATGCTGCCCTCGATCAAGCATGAAAACTTTGACCCGGACCGCATTTTTGACGACGGAGATATCATTGAGCTGGGCAGCCTGAACATCAAGGTGCTGTTTACGCCGGGGCATACCGTCGGCAGCTGCTGCTTCCTCGTGGAGGATGTGATCTTCAGCGGAGACACGCTGTTCAGCGGCTCTATGGGCAGAACCGATCTACCTACCGGCAGCAGTCGAGACATGAAGGAATCGCTGCAAAAGCTGGCCGCTCTGGAGGGTGACTACCATGTGTACCCCGGCCACGGCCCCTCCACTACCTTAGAAAGAGAAAGACGGTATAATCCGTTTCTGAATGAAGGGGAATTTTATTGA
- the ppnP gene encoding pyrimidine/purine nucleoside phosphorylase: MEQFQNVTVVKKANIYFDGKVTSRTVLFEDGTRKTLGIMLPGEYEFGTGDSELMEILAGTVRVLLPGQTEWQTIEAGQSFRVPANSKFRIEMQVPADYCCSYGME; the protein is encoded by the coding sequence ATGGAGCAGTTTCAGAACGTGACCGTAGTGAAAAAAGCCAACATTTATTTTGACGGCAAGGTAACCAGCCGTACCGTGCTGTTTGAAGACGGCACAAGAAAAACCCTCGGGATTATGCTGCCCGGGGAATACGAATTCGGAACGGGGGACAGCGAGCTGATGGAAATTCTGGCGGGAACCGTTCGGGTACTCCTGCCGGGTCAAACGGAATGGCAGACCATTGAGGCCGGACAAAGCTTTCGGGTTCCCGCCAACAGTAAATTTCGAATTGAGATGCAAGTTCCCGCTGACTACTGCTGCTCTTACGGAATGGAATAA
- the hemZ gene encoding coproporphyrinogen dehydrogenase HemZ has protein sequence MVLLVDGHPYHYEMENLCRVFLPYEEIKTIFEAPEELPEMQTTVYTGLRQAGGEVQISVRLHMGGRVLEDSRSFPESVLQQEKEAERLMAVMLFELFAERCGIRPQWGILTGVRPIKLLRRLCGQMGREHAIGHFESGFLVTPEKTRLSAVTMDNEQKILSQSRPESYSLYISIPFCPTRCAYCSFVSQSVDKAIRLMPEYVTLLCKELEHTAKVADELHLRLESVYIGGGTPTTLSPEQLRILLSTLCTHFPVSSCREFTVEAGRPDTVTPERMQVLKEFGVTRISINPQTMNDEILERIGRRHTTAQTVSAFELAREMGFDNINMDLIVGLPGDTVEGYRSTLEQVLRLNPESITVHTLALKRSSRLNQSERDGFDPDAAAAAQMLDDTAKSLFPLGYEPYYLYRQSRMVGNLENTGWAKPGCYSDYNVYIMDETHTILACGAGAVSKVKDPYSDTLRRIFNFKFPYEYVSRHEEMIARKEQVKELYELFRK, from the coding sequence ATGGTTCTGCTGGTCGACGGACATCCGTACCATTATGAGATGGAAAATTTGTGCCGGGTGTTCCTGCCTTATGAAGAAATAAAAACGATATTTGAAGCCCCTGAAGAGCTGCCCGAAATGCAGACCACCGTTTATACGGGACTGCGGCAAGCAGGGGGAGAAGTGCAAATCTCCGTGCGCCTGCACATGGGAGGCAGGGTGCTGGAAGACAGCCGGTCGTTCCCGGAGTCGGTGCTGCAGCAGGAAAAGGAAGCGGAGCGCCTGATGGCGGTGATGCTGTTTGAGCTTTTCGCTGAGCGCTGCGGGATTCGCCCGCAGTGGGGCATTCTGACGGGAGTGCGCCCAATCAAGCTCCTGCGCCGCCTGTGCGGGCAGATGGGCCGGGAGCATGCCATCGGGCATTTTGAGTCCGGCTTTCTTGTCACACCCGAAAAAACACGGCTGAGTGCAGTGACGATGGACAACGAGCAGAAAATTCTGTCCCAATCCCGTCCTGAATCGTACAGCCTATACATTTCCATCCCGTTTTGCCCCACGCGGTGTGCCTACTGCTCGTTTGTATCACAGTCGGTGGATAAGGCGATCCGCTTAATGCCGGAATATGTTACTCTGCTGTGCAAGGAACTGGAGCATACGGCAAAGGTGGCCGACGAACTTCATCTGCGGCTCGAATCCGTCTATATCGGGGGCGGAACACCCACAACCCTTTCGCCGGAGCAGCTGCGAATACTGCTCTCCACACTCTGCACCCATTTCCCGGTTTCGTCCTGCCGCGAATTTACGGTGGAAGCCGGTCGACCCGACACGGTAACCCCTGAGCGTATGCAGGTGCTGAAAGAATTTGGGGTGACCCGCATCAGCATCAATCCCCAGACGATGAATGACGAGATTCTCGAGCGGATCGGCCGCCGGCACACCACCGCGCAGACGGTTTCGGCGTTTGAGCTGGCCCGCGAGATGGGCTTTGACAATATCAATATGGATTTAATCGTCGGTTTGCCCGGCGATACGGTGGAAGGCTACCGCAGTACGCTGGAGCAGGTCCTCCGGCTCAATCCGGAGAGCATCACCGTGCACACCCTGGCGCTCAAGCGCTCCTCACGGCTGAACCAGTCGGAGCGCGACGGCTTTGACCCCGATGCCGCCGCAGCCGCGCAGATGCTCGATGATACCGCAAAAAGCCTTTTTCCCTTGGGCTACGAGCCATATTACCTGTACCGGCAGAGCCGCATGGTCGGCAATCTTGAAAATACCGGCTGGGCCAAGCCCGGCTGTTACAGCGATTATAATGTGTATATCATGGATGAGACCCATACAATTCTGGCTTGCGGCGCGGGTGCCGTCAGCAAGGTCAAGGACCCGTATTCCGATACCCTGCGTCGCATTTTCAACTTTAAATTCCCGTATGAATATGTCAGCAGACATGAGGAAATGATTGCAAGAAAGGAGCAGGTGAAAGAACTGTATGAACTATTTCGCAAATAG
- the recJ gene encoding single-stranded-DNA-specific exonuclease RecJ translates to MNGLKLKKWLVSPLDKERAVQIAEEYGLPFFLAMMLEIRGAHQRNQIEELLGERSELSDPFLTTDMRQAAERIRRALDDFEKIAIYGDYDADGVTATAILYSYLESCGGNVMYYIPEREGEGYGLNRNAVEFLHSRQVNLIITVDNGIASVKEAEYVKELGMDLIITDHHRTQEVLPDAVAVVDPHRPDDASPYKQFAGVGVAFKLIMALEGEDCDLAGLLENYADLVAIGTIGDVVPLTGENRMLVNEGLRLLSRTDRLGIRELLEHAGMTGRQLTAGNVAFSIVPRINATGRIGSPGRAVRLLVSEDPDEARELAEEICDDNDCRRQIESELFQSALQNLKEHPEWLYDRVLVVAGHEWHHGVIGIVAARLVDYFGKPCMVISYSGGEAKGSGRSVEGFSLFDALCSCSELFTKFGGHPMAAGISLPTEQIEAFRQAVNRYAAGVPAAVPTLRLDCKLRPATLTPELPGLLQALEPFGADNPAPLFGLYRMRLEKITPVGEGKHLRLSFSRDGATTVCMLFHTTAQDFPYELGDELDLAVTLDAKKFRGEMQLSVFIREMKLSALDTDALIRGKLTFEKYKRGDDLTLPEAEELLPDYTDFARLYRFLREQGGWLRGAELLLYRLGGGKTGYARLLTALEVFAERGLLLLEQDGGQLNIHLCETDGKVNLFESPILCDINQIKEDGVAHD, encoded by the coding sequence GTGAACGGGTTGAAGCTCAAAAAATGGCTGGTTTCCCCTTTGGACAAGGAACGTGCGGTGCAGATTGCGGAAGAATACGGCCTTCCGTTTTTTCTTGCAATGATGCTTGAGATTCGGGGCGCACATCAGCGTAATCAGATAGAAGAACTCCTGGGAGAAAGATCGGAACTATCCGACCCGTTTTTAACAACGGATATGCGGCAGGCGGCGGAACGGATTCGCCGCGCGTTGGATGATTTTGAAAAAATTGCGATTTATGGCGACTATGACGCAGACGGCGTGACCGCCACGGCTATTTTGTACTCCTATCTAGAATCCTGCGGCGGCAATGTAATGTATTATATTCCGGAGCGTGAGGGAGAAGGCTACGGCTTGAACCGGAACGCGGTGGAATTCCTGCACAGCCGGCAGGTGAACCTGATTATTACGGTAGATAACGGCATCGCCTCGGTGAAAGAGGCCGAATATGTCAAAGAGCTGGGCATGGATCTGATTATCACCGATCATCACCGCACACAGGAGGTCCTTCCGGACGCAGTGGCGGTGGTCGACCCCCACCGGCCGGACGATGCATCCCCTTATAAGCAGTTTGCGGGGGTGGGCGTCGCTTTCAAGCTGATCATGGCGCTCGAGGGCGAGGACTGTGATCTGGCCGGGCTGCTGGAAAACTATGCCGACCTTGTCGCGATTGGCACCATCGGCGACGTGGTGCCGCTCACCGGGGAAAACCGGATGCTGGTGAATGAGGGGCTGCGCTTGCTTTCCCGCACAGACCGTCTCGGCATCCGCGAGCTGCTCGAGCACGCCGGTATGACCGGGCGGCAGCTGACCGCCGGGAACGTAGCCTTTTCCATTGTGCCGCGCATCAACGCGACTGGCCGCATCGGCTCACCGGGCCGGGCAGTGCGCCTCTTGGTGAGTGAGGACCCCGACGAGGCGCGAGAGCTGGCGGAGGAAATCTGTGACGACAACGACTGCCGGCGGCAGATTGAGTCGGAGCTGTTTCAAAGTGCTTTACAGAATCTGAAGGAACACCCAGAGTGGCTGTACGACCGCGTTCTGGTCGTCGCCGGGCACGAGTGGCACCACGGCGTGATCGGCATTGTGGCAGCGCGGCTGGTCGATTATTTCGGCAAGCCCTGCATGGTCATCTCGTATTCGGGCGGGGAGGCCAAGGGCTCCGGGCGCAGCGTTGAGGGCTTTTCGCTGTTCGACGCGCTCTGCTCCTGCTCTGAGCTGTTTACGAAATTTGGCGGGCACCCTATGGCGGCGGGCATCAGCCTGCCCACGGAGCAGATTGAAGCGTTCCGGCAGGCGGTTAACCGCTACGCCGCCGGTGTGCCGGCTGCGGTTCCCACCCTGCGGCTCGATTGCAAGCTGCGCCCCGCAACACTTACCCCGGAGCTGCCGGGCCTTTTGCAGGCACTGGAGCCGTTTGGCGCGGATAATCCCGCACCGCTGTTTGGGCTGTACCGCATGCGGCTTGAAAAAATCACTCCGGTAGGGGAGGGAAAGCACCTGCGGCTGTCGTTCTCGCGCGACGGAGCAACGACGGTCTGCATGCTGTTCCATACCACCGCGCAGGATTTTCCCTATGAGCTTGGGGATGAACTGGATCTTGCCGTAACGCTGGACGCAAAGAAATTTCGGGGCGAAATGCAGCTTTCTGTGTTTATACGGGAGATGAAGCTGTCGGCACTGGATACAGACGCGTTAATTCGGGGCAAGCTAACATTTGAAAAATATAAGCGGGGAGACGATCTCACCCTCCCGGAGGCAGAGGAACTGCTGCCGGATTACACGGATTTTGCGCGGCTGTACCGTTTTCTGCGGGAGCAGGGCGGCTGGCTGCGCGGGGCGGAGCTTCTGCTTTATCGGCTGGGCGGCGGGAAGACGGGCTATGCCCGGCTTCTAACCGCGCTGGAGGTGTTCGCGGAGCGCGGTTTGCTGCTGCTCGAGCAGGACGGCGGACAGCTGAATATTCATCTGTGCGAAACAGACGGGAAGGTCAATTTGTTTGAGTCCCCAATACTATGTGATATTAACCAAATCAAAGAAGATGGTGTTGCACATGACTGA
- a CDS encoding LysE family transporter, with protein MSNVTAFLSYIIVLNLSPGANTILSMTNASQYGLKKSLPFNIGITVGVFFVLLLCSIFSLTLLEIAPAIVPVMKWLGAGYILWLSWKTLKSKPMQEASPKKKEHLFVYGILLQFINPNTILYGLSTFSMFITPYYQSKLILIFFCVLLSLAALIGTGCWTVFGFTFQKAIITHGKFVRIAMAALLVYCAFTVLVS; from the coding sequence ATGAGTAATGTCACCGCGTTTTTATCGTACATCATTGTTTTAAATCTATCGCCGGGGGCGAATACAATTCTCTCAATGACAAACGCAAGTCAATACGGATTGAAGAAAAGCCTTCCGTTTAATATTGGGATAACCGTAGGAGTATTCTTCGTTCTGCTTCTGTGCAGCATTTTCAGCCTAACTCTCTTAGAGATTGCTCCGGCCATTGTGCCGGTAATGAAATGGCTGGGAGCAGGGTATATCTTATGGTTATCGTGGAAAACACTAAAAAGCAAGCCGATGCAAGAAGCTTCCCCAAAAAAGAAAGAGCATCTTTTTGTTTATGGAATCCTGTTGCAATTTATCAACCCAAACACCATTTTATATGGTCTTTCCACTTTTTCGATGTTCATAACACCCTATTATCAATCAAAGTTGATCCTGATTTTTTTCTGTGTTCTTCTTTCGCTTGCGGCTTTGATCGGAACCGGATGCTGGACCGTGTTTGGCTTTACCTTTCAGAAGGCGATCATAACTCACGGAAAATTCGTGCGTATTGCCATGGCGGCACTTCTCGTTTATTGTGCTTTCACGGTTCTTGTTAGCTGA
- a CDS encoding putative signal transducing protein — translation MGLFSSRWHEVFFSTSAEQFFRGQNVLREHGIEFKTKTENRAFRESMNNINGRNPALGRVRFDSESGDTYRIFVAEENAAAARFLLQNCEQPYR, via the coding sequence ATGGGTCTTTTTTCTTCCCGCTGGCACGAGGTCTTTTTCAGCACTAGCGCAGAGCAATTTTTTCGCGGCCAAAACGTACTGAGAGAACACGGCATTGAGTTTAAAACCAAGACCGAAAACCGTGCCTTTCGGGAATCTATGAACAATATAAACGGAAGAAATCCGGCTCTGGGCAGAGTACGCTTTGATTCAGAAAGCGGAGATACCTACCGGATTTTCGTGGCGGAGGAAAACGCCGCGGCCGCCAGGTTTTTGCTGCAAAATTGCGAGCAACCGTACCGATAA
- a CDS encoding RelA/SpoT family protein has protein sequence MTDTTSKTYDDLLQAMEASGHDFDLELIGRAYRLAESSHTGQKRLSGQPYIIHPVSVACILVELGMDSESVAAGLLHDVVEDTSVELDQIRKQFGPDIASLIDGVTKLGRIPYSSREEQQAENIRKMLIAMSEDIRVIIIKLADRLHNMRTLEYMTPQKQRDKALENMEVYAPIAHRLGIRAIKEELEDLSLRYLDPIAYQEIENTLELRKNDRNHFIESTKTLIYDRVSRMIPNVYLQGRVKSIHGIYRKVFVQGRSMDEIYDIYAVRVIVDTVNDCYNVLGIIHDMFRPLPNRFKDYISTPKPNLYQSLHTTVIGKEGIPFEVQIRTWEMHHTAEYGIAAHWKYKLGISGKGDSLENRLAWIRQMLENQKDSDATDIVRNIKSDLVPEEVFVFTPKGEVINLPMGATVIDFAYAIHSAVGNRMIGAKVDRRIVPIDYKVKNGEIIEVLTTKETNHGPSRDWLKIVKTSEARNKIRQWFKRERRDENIVEGRAEVERELKRNGIALTDEELKNFLLGIGRKVSCSTMDDVYAAVGYGGIQLWKSMPRLREEYLKTRKPVQITERKQPQSPIKRAAGGVLIDGMENCLIKFSRCCNPLPGDEIIGFITRGFGVSVHKRSCPNVPRNIAESPEPERWVAAHWEGGEVKEEFKSTLEIVAEARSGLLADLTQQMFTLRLFIHSLNSRETKDGKTIISATITVNGLDHLAGVISKLSGIEGIISVRRS, from the coding sequence ATGACTGATACAACTTCAAAAACCTATGATGATCTTCTGCAGGCGATGGAAGCCAGCGGTCACGATTTTGATCTGGAGCTGATTGGGCGGGCGTACCGGCTTGCGGAAAGCTCCCACACGGGGCAAAAGCGCCTTTCTGGCCAGCCATATATCATTCACCCTGTTTCGGTCGCGTGCATCCTTGTGGAGCTTGGCATGGATTCAGAGTCCGTGGCGGCCGGCCTTCTGCACGATGTGGTGGAAGATACCTCCGTGGAGCTGGATCAGATTCGAAAGCAGTTCGGGCCGGACATTGCCAGTCTGATCGACGGCGTTACCAAGTTGGGCCGGATTCCGTATTCCTCGCGAGAGGAGCAGCAGGCGGAAAACATTCGCAAAATGCTGATCGCCATGTCCGAGGATATCCGTGTCATTATCATTAAGCTGGCGGACCGCCTGCATAATATGCGCACGTTGGAGTATATGACCCCTCAGAAGCAGCGCGACAAGGCGCTCGAGAACATGGAGGTTTACGCCCCCATCGCGCATCGCCTCGGTATCCGCGCCATCAAAGAGGAGCTTGAGGATCTTTCCCTGCGCTACCTCGATCCAATTGCTTATCAGGAGATTGAAAATACACTCGAGCTGCGCAAAAATGATCGGAACCATTTTATTGAATCTACCAAAACACTCATATACGACCGGGTTTCCCGCATGATTCCCAATGTGTACCTGCAAGGGCGCGTCAAGAGCATCCACGGCATTTACCGCAAGGTATTTGTGCAGGGCCGCAGTATGGATGAAATTTACGATATTTACGCGGTGCGCGTGATTGTGGATACCGTCAACGACTGTTATAACGTGCTGGGGATTATTCACGACATGTTCCGTCCGCTCCCAAACCGCTTTAAAGATTATATTTCCACGCCGAAGCCCAACCTGTATCAGTCACTCCATACCACGGTAATCGGTAAGGAGGGAATCCCCTTTGAAGTGCAGATCCGCACCTGGGAAATGCACCACACGGCGGAATACGGTATTGCGGCGCACTGGAAATATAAGCTCGGCATTTCCGGCAAGGGCGATTCTCTTGAAAACCGCCTGGCCTGGATTCGTCAGATGCTTGAAAATCAGAAGGACAGCGACGCGACCGATATCGTAAGAAACATCAAATCCGACCTTGTGCCGGAGGAGGTGTTCGTCTTTACGCCGAAGGGCGAGGTGATTAACCTGCCCATGGGCGCTACCGTGATTGATTTTGCCTACGCCATTCACAGCGCGGTGGGCAACCGCATGATCGGTGCCAAGGTGGACCGGCGCATTGTGCCCATCGATTACAAGGTGAAAAACGGCGAGATTATCGAGGTTCTCACCACGAAGGAAACAAACCACGGCCCCAGCCGTGACTGGCTCAAGATTGTGAAAACGAGTGAGGCACGCAACAAGATCCGCCAATGGTTTAAGCGGGAGCGCCGTGATGAAAATATTGTGGAGGGCCGTGCCGAGGTAGAGCGCGAGCTAAAGCGCAATGGAATCGCCCTGACCGACGAGGAGCTGAAAAACTTCCTGCTCGGCATCGGGCGCAAGGTCAGCTGCAGCACGATGGACGACGTGTACGCGGCAGTCGGCTACGGTGGAATCCAGCTCTGGAAGAGTATGCCCCGCCTGCGCGAGGAATACCTGAAAACAAGGAAGCCGGTACAGATAACGGAACGCAAGCAGCCCCAAAGCCCCATCAAGCGGGCGGCGGGCGGCGTTCTCATCGACGGCATGGAAAACTGTCTGATTAAATTTTCGCGCTGCTGCAACCCGCTGCCGGGCGATGAAATTATCGGCTTTATTACCCGCGGCTTCGGTGTGTCCGTTCATAAGCGGTCCTGCCCGAATGTGCCGAGAAATATTGCGGAATCCCCCGAGCCGGAACGCTGGGTTGCCGCGCATTGGGAGGGCGGCGAGGTCAAGGAGGAGTTCAAATCCACCCTTGAAATCGTGGCGGAGGCTCGCTCGGGCCTCCTGGCTGACCTGACCCAGCAGATGTTCACCCTGCGCCTGTTTATTCACTCGCTGAACTCGCGCGAAACAAAGGATGGCAAGACCATCATTTCCGCCACCATCACCGTCAACGGCCTCGACCATTTGGCCGGCGTGATCTCGAAGCTGAGCGGAATTGAAGGAATTATTTCGGTTCGTCGTTCTTGA
- a CDS encoding helix-turn-helix domain-containing protein codes for MDHLNAVIAENLRKVREQKKLSLDHLAKLSGVSKSMLGQIERCEVNPTVSTLWKISNGLKISFSQFIHYQEADVEQIDRNQFTPLMEDDGKVRIYPIFPFHSARRFEIYSVELDVAGYLSTEPHLQGTQEFLTVSHGELTVEIQEKTFFVTEANSIRFHADQPHSYRNTGNTRCTLHMVIYYPE; via the coding sequence TTGGATCATTTAAACGCTGTCATCGCTGAGAACTTAAGAAAAGTTCGTGAGCAGAAAAAATTAAGCCTCGATCATCTTGCGAAGCTATCTGGTGTGAGCAAAAGCATGCTGGGGCAAATTGAGCGTTGTGAGGTGAACCCGACCGTATCTACTTTGTGGAAAATATCAAACGGACTGAAAATTTCGTTTTCCCAGTTCATTCATTATCAGGAAGCGGATGTTGAACAGATTGATCGCAATCAATTTACCCCACTGATGGAAGATGATGGGAAGGTGAGAATCTACCCTATCTTTCCATTTCATAGCGCACGGCGTTTTGAAATCTATTCTGTTGAGTTAGATGTGGCCGGGTATTTGTCAACCGAACCCCATTTACAAGGAACACAAGAATTTTTAACCGTATCCCATGGTGAACTGACGGTCGAAATACAGGAAAAAACGTTTTTTGTCACTGAGGCGAATTCCATTCGCTTTCACGCGGATCAGCCGCATAGCTATCGAAATACAGGAAATACGCGATGCACTCTTCACATGGTTATTTATTATCCCGAATAA